From Spodoptera frugiperda isolate SF20-4 chromosome 27, AGI-APGP_CSIRO_Sfru_2.0, whole genome shotgun sequence:
attaatgttcgataatttatcaaaatcgaattaataaatgattttgtccataattactattattttaatgggcCTCAAACGTAAGAAGAACAACAAAAACAGGTTCCcaatgaggatttttggaaacAACAGGTTTAACTTGTTATAAACAGGTAACCTGTTTAGTACCTGCTTTGTAGGtactaatagaaataaatacaaaaaaggtTAATATATCATTgacagcttctgccagcggctttgcccgtaTTCCCGCTGGATATAGTGtcgtctatgtgttattccaccCTTGTTCCatattttatcccgatccctttagccgttttgaggTAAATTTTTGGATAATCCCGAACATAAACatcacaatataattaattattttaacatttttaattttggttcTTGCCTATTTTATTCCCttaatataactaatttaaaattgatattaatgTAGCGAATAGAAGTcaactacattttaaaaataaatgttatctttgtaaatattttatagattttcgtATTCCATTTCATAACTTTGAAACATGTACTAGATAAAATCCACATTATTAGATACTATTCtactataatattttgttccaCGACAAAATAACTAGAACTTCTAACAGTAAAGacgtgtaattttattatataaagtaaaatgtaatattttacaatacgtTTGTACCAGATAAGTCtataccttttttaaattaagtaaacaataaataaagcacCACTTACCAGAAGATTTAACTACAAACAAATGTGCATTGCCCACTAAGGGCAGTGGAGATGGCCCGTCTACATTAAACCGCCGACTTTGCCTAACTAAACTAATCCAAGACACTAGCAAAGCGAACACTAAAACAACagatactaaaaacaaaatcatttttaacACAACACAAGCACGTGCTATTCAACCTCATTCGATGAGGTTTGTAATCAAAATGCGAGTCAACAGGACATTGCAGGCCGACTAGAACGATATCATCGCGAATAtggaactaaaaaaaaaacaaacggtCAATGCCGCCATGTGTCAAAcgtttaaaaatggaatgttgtTATTTGTACGAATGGTACGAAATGAATAAACTGgcacaacattttaaattagtagGGACGTTAATGTTTGttctttgtaattatattttaatgttttacgcATTTAATATCAATGATTCAtagtttatatttgtttcaaaGTTATGCTAAATCGATCCTTCTATAATGTACCCAGGTATACTgggttttattgtttgttgccttttttgaaacttatttaatttaggtatCCCAATTAAGCTAAATATTACTTGATctttttataactttgtttaaATAGAATTGACTTCTGGTTTACTGAACGCCGATCTAAGCAAGATACTATCTATATATTTTCATTGCGTCCCTGCCCCTGTAGAGGCAGACGAGAGACTAACCAGCTCCTACGTATGAAGTATGTTGAATTATTTTCCATAGGCATGcattcacatttaaaaaaacaatataccaTAGATATCTATCGATTTAagagcagttttttttaaacatgttgCCCCACATTGGGaattctcatgtgtcgtgggtgcgtttataaacatacaattaaacaaaaataaaatacacatgacaccagaAGCCGAaccaatttgtggataacacaaagagtagctccgtgcgggaatcaaacccgctacccgttgcacggcaggctgttgcccagccaccgcaccagccgtgcagtcatattattatctttgttATGACACTAGACATAAACACTAGCACCATCTATTTATATGACTCTAAACTTACATGTTACGGTTTACATTTCTGTTTTTTTACGTAATTACTTAAATAGATGGTAATTCTATTTCACATGGAAAGATGGCACTAGTAGTAAGATGTAAGATAgttgtttcggcacgaatgggccggcttgaccttAGTGACCTTAGTGGCCTCACACAAAaccagcgtgaaacaacgcttgcgttaagtgaatgaggttacccgatgcccaattacctcccttcccaaacttctcaatcctcgattccccaacaacccttaaattcctaacccccaaaaggccggcaacgcacttgtggcgcctctggtgtttctggtgtccatgggcggcgacgcctgtataccatcaggtaatccgtatGTTCGTTTGCTgactccataaaaaatatttcagttataTATAAATGACTTTTTAAAACTTGCCTCACATCCCCTAGTAGTAGGTATAAGGTACCTCGAAACAGGTTCTTGTTTTTGTAAATCTACGTATTTTACGCCTTAGCCCAAAGTCAGATAAtgatctaaaaatattttggaaaattttgttttattattgcctATAATGctgagaaaaaatataaacaaagaagCGTTAAAACTTTgcaaataagttatttatatatatataatgacGTTATGAAGTGTATGCAGTTTTAGGATTATTATCTTTCATCGCTAAAATGCTACCTAACTATTTTTGGAAAATGTATGGTATACTGATAAAATcagttacaaaaattaaaaatataccctTTCAATgtgaaacataattttatgcTGTAGGTACAGTTAATAATATACtgattataacataacatttcgTTATATTTGATACTCAAGAACTATACtgtgaaataatgaaatgaaagcACCTATATCCTTTCcaacaatttatttcataaaaaaataactggttAATGGATAATCATTAACACATAACcctacttacaaaaatataaattctagtGTCTTACGTAttcataatttgtattaaatccATCAACCATTCATTTTCTAGGCATAAACTTCACGTTGATTCCATTCTTCGATCTCAAAATAAGGTCAGCACTTAACTGAGGTGTTTCATCAACAGGTAATATGTAGAAGTGCTTGACAATCTCCGAGATAGTGATCTTGAGTTCCATCATCGCAAATTTTTGACCTGAGAAAGAAATCAGATGATAAATGCATATACATACTTAAAGATATCAGACAAAAACGTTTTCTAGAAGGTgttttgtaaatttaaatttaagtaCGGTACTGTTCTCATTCAAGATATTaaaggaaaaagaaaagaaaataaggatttgtgatttttaaaactaaattaataataagaacTCGCTATGTTCACGCCAGTTGGCTTTCCTTAACATAACATAAGCGAAAAATATGTATGAcaatatcacaaaaaatgtATAATCATCGTCAATCTATGAAGAGACGGCTAAGTTTAAAGGAAGTTGCTGGCCATTCTTTAACAGCTGATAGCAGTTCACCTTACAGTAGCAGTTACCCTTGAACTCTTgggtatcataattataaaatgtgacagtAAGGAGCATCACAACTTACCAATGCAATTCCTAGGACCAGCGCTGAATGCCAGAAAACTGAAGGGATTCTTTAGAGCCTCTTCGAATCTTTCGGGACGGAACTCCAAAGGATCTTCAAACATGTCTGGTTGACGTTGAATCTGGTAGATATTTAGGACGACAGATGTGCCTTTTACTAATTTAAGACCTCCCACCTctgtaaaaacataatatatgtttatCATTCACATGTCATCATATTGACAATAAGCCCTAGAAATGTTAGAAAAAAGTCAAATCGCTAATCaatgttcatattatttaacttaCCGCAGTCCCTTGTGATTCTTCGTTCAATTAGAGGCACAGGTGGGTACAGTCGCATCGACTCTTTAAGAACCAGCTCCAAGTATTTCATTTGACCAAGTTCcctgtaaaattaaaaataataagcattAATTCTAGTTTGTGGCACAAGAATAGGATCGGACCGAGGTTGTTCCCTTGTGGAACACTCAAATAACagtaggtactattttattAGAAGTATCACTGCAATTGTATCGTTAACATATCATTAACTGCATTTTTATcgttaacaattttattatattttttaagaggaCCCTACACATTTGTATTACCACaaagttaaataacaaaaaatatcatattaaagtaacaaaaaaataactttaaaaaaagtttagttAAAAATTATACCTAGTGATATATTAGATGTTCATTTCAGTCTATTATGTCGACTCTACATGTGATCAGATATTGCTGGCTATTTCTTTGGTCAGAAAAAAGACATTGCCATCAATTTAGCAAGTCTTCAGAGAACGTCACAGAAATGTGGATGAGTACTTTGACGCCTAATtggtttttgtaataatttccgTCCTAACTGTAAGATTATTATATTccaataatttattctattgaaaattttaaataatttatttcgacCTAGGAAACTAATCGGTCCGCCATGATCGAGCATAAATACtagttattgaaaaaaatagtaccGACGCATttcaatatacctacttattaaaataaaattcattcaaaTTTATCATATGAgacgtaaatatattttaacgataaaaatacaatgtaaataatttttatgtaaactgACAAAACAACTAagaaaacatgataaatatgGACATGAGATTTATATGTTAATATTGGTAAAAAACGCATGTTATGTCTGTGATTACAACATCTGCGGTCAAACGAGTAACTTAATCATCAATACAATGTCAATTATATGGTTACTTAGCATGTTACATTGTTATCAACATTGATTCTGTTTATAGATGTTACAAGTTCATAAAAATGTTAGCACTCCCGTTCCTAATAGCTATTTTAGGAAATCACTCGATGTGGATCGAGTAGTACCTAGTAAGTTCTCAAACTActgcaaaacaataaaaaatcattagcacgcgcgcgtaaacTTCCAAAATACTTACTAGTCTTTCGATAATTCGGGCGCgagcgaaattttgttgttttgtttttgttataagaataaaactaatgagtatacaaaaatagtttcttcgggaaagttgtttgaaATCATGtatacaatcacgtgtttaaatatccttcactaattactagTCACTCTATATAGTGTCTGTTAGTCACTCAAGTCCTAAGTAGTCGACTTTCGTGTAAGGTTTCATAAGACGATTCGTATTAGATAGAGTATTTCTTCTAGATCTGTAGTTAACTAATAACTAGGATAGCTACTATTTTAAACTTACTGGTAAGTTGGGTCTCTTTCCATGTCATCACCGAATATAGTCTTCAGTTCCTCGTATACCTTCTCCTGCACATCTCTGCGCTTAGAGAGACAGTAGAGTGTGTACGAAATACCCGAAGTCGTTGTATCGTGACCCTGGAATGTGtcaagttaaatattatttacaacgtAACTAAAAAATGGAGGAGTATCTACTACCTACTATCCTTCTAGAAGGTAATAAACTTGTAGATCATCATTCAGTTAAAAGTcagtttgaatttattatttactaatcaTTTGACTGCAACTTAAATTGAAACTTGGGATTGCCCAAGTTCAGAAAAAAACCAACCAAGACTTAATGTTAACAAAAAAGTATGTGGGATTTTCCAAAATTGTTTCGTATTATGTTACTTTGAGAACTTACCTCAAACATGAATGTGTCGACCTCTTCTCTCACGCTCTCGTCATCAATCTTTTTACCATCGATTTCACCAAGCAGCAACAAGTCCAAGAACGCATGCTTATTCCTAATTCCTGTAAATACAGAAGCAgcatattttgatttttaactaGTAACTTAAAGCCAGATAAAGATACCATCTCAAGGAAACTtacaaagtaaaaagaaaattgataGAAGAAGTAGAAGATCTTTCTTTTTCAAAACATTGTCCCACACAAGGATTTTTTACTGCGTCTTGGGTGCGTTACAAacataagttcacatacagatcacacccagacccggaacaacaatttgtgaatcacacaaagtgttCCATAcattacgcggcagccggttactaGTGCCAACCGTGCAGCATAGGACTCTATTGTTCTtcttttaaatatcaaaatccAAATAATTACTACCACTTACCAGTATCATTACTAGTATCAAGAGTAGTAATATTAGCCTTCTTCAACTCTTGTcttctcgtttcaattactttagtAGAGTGTCCGTGCAAAACCTTCAACGCTTTGATTTGCCTGTTCTTCATAGGTGTTAGATTGAAAATGGCGTCAGGACCAAGAATCGGTATTTGAATCCTCATCGCTAATATTGCTGACATTCTGTAATTAAAAGATTTATACTTCAAATTGTTCTTCAGACTTCTGTAGACCCTTTAATTTTTTCGATTTAattggtaggtaggtatttctttttattattggttGTCTTCCAAAACTTTGTCTTAAAGTGTATGCCAGTGATATAGCAACAGCCTTAACCAACAATATGGATCCTGATAACACCAGAAGAATCAACTCCCACGTTGCGGTCCCGAAAATAACTCAAGTTAATTCAACCTTTACTACTGCAATAAGCACTTACTCTTCAATAGACTTCACATAAGCAGACTCGCTTTCGTGTCCTTGAGCATCGACACTGGTACCCATAATGGATTCTGGAATATATGCAAAagagttaattttattgcaataagtTGAACATATAACGTCTTGTTTTGCGTGCACGTGTCATGCGTTGTGTGTGACGGTGCATCGAatcataagtaggtatgtatgtatcaaGAAATAAAGattgcatttataaatattaacacatACATTTTTGCACTATGATATCTCTCATGTAAAGGTAAGTAGTTTAGGATacgatcaaataaaatatatatatcacAGAATAACACAAAATCTAACCTGTGACATTATCAAGAGCAGCTAAAGCAACAATCGGAAACATGTCAATCGGGCGACCGTCGGCCAAGTCCTCGCAGCTTCTCCGTCAGCACGCGCTGGTTCTTGCAGAACACGGGGAGGAAGTTCTGCAGGATGTTGAAGTGGAACGCCGGAGTCAGGAACTTGCGGTGACTCTTCCATCTTTGACCTTAAAAACACCAGTCATTAAGTTGTACATAAATGAATGTTCTTTTAAGGTGATGCTTTATAGTCTTACAAACCGACTTTTTTCATTTGTCattcctttaaaaataaaattaagaataagaacaaaataaaaacacaacttCATTTTAGTTGAAACAGCTAAAAGCTTATGAATATTCTGCATTTTATAGAATTGCTTCGTCGATTTCGACTGGGTCCAAATTCTACGCTACGTAAAATTCcattaacaatttttaaaacttaaattttgGCAGACTGGAATACGTACGCCTAGACCTCTTTAGACATACATTGTCTGTCTGCTACAAACATTAACCACgccttattacataaaatatacaaaaggtACAAAAGACGAATGACATTGAACATACTTACAATGTGCACTTTACATCTTCAcatgtgttttatttcttattttattctacaagctacaacaaatatgtatactcaatttttataatgattttttaaacGTCTCAAAATTTTTCCATGTTTTTACCTGCAGAAGTAAGCAGACCCTGTCCGAGCCAGCATGTCATCAGGCTATAGGGTCCCCCTTTGAAGATAAGCTCCTGACTCGATGCTACATCCTGAAAAtagatcaaatcaaatcatactAAATTATAACCCATCGTTGCCATCTTCAACGCTTGTCTAGCGTGGAGCTCTGATGCAGAAGAGGGTTATAGTCTAGCTGTGGACTGTCATTGGTTGTTGATGATCATGAAGAAGATGAAGATGAAAGTGATACATTGCATGTCGTGTGTGTTTTTATATTGCACCTCTGCTACATGAGCATTTATATGGCGCTGCTATACACCGCATGCAAAACTtacatctataagcggaattaaaactaaaaatctattgtattgttaggaGATGATGAAGACGTCTTAGCGTTGAGTGTATCTACAATTCCTATTAATAATGATAGAGGAACATTTATATGGCGCTGCTATACACCGCATgcaaaaaatacatctataagcggaattaaaactaaaaatctattgtattgttagtagaTGATGAAGCCGTCATTAGCAT
This genomic window contains:
- the LOC118263555 gene encoding LOW QUALITY PROTEIN: cytochrome P450 4d2 (The sequence of the model RefSeq protein was modified relative to this genomic sequence to represent the inferred CDS: deleted 1 base in 1 codon), coding for MILFLVSVVLVLVLLVSWISLVRESRRFNVNGPMPLPIIGNAHMFISKSTEFLNLLAKYSEQYGKAYRVHFLSVPYVIICDAKYAQDVASSQELIFKGGPYSLMTCWLGQGLLTSAGQRWKSHRKFLTPAFHFNILQNFLPVFCKNQRVLTEKLEDLADGRPIDMFPIVALAALDNVTESIMGTSVDAQGHESESAYVKSIEEMSAILAMRIQIPILGPDAIFNLTPMKNRQIKALKVLHGHSTKVIETRRQELKKANITTLDTSNDTGIRNKHAFLDLLLLGEIDGKKIDDESVREEVDTFMFEGHDTTTSGISYTLYCLSKRRDVQEKVYEELKTIFGDDMERDPTYQELGQMKYLELVLKESMRLYPPVPLIERRITRDCEVGGLKLVKGTSVVLNIYQIQRQPDMFEDPLEFRPERFEEALKNPFSFLAFSAGPRNCIGQKFAMMELKITISEIVKHFYILPVDETPQLSADLILRSKNGINVKFMPRK